The following proteins are co-located in the Pyricularia oryzae 70-15 chromosome 1, whole genome shotgun sequence genome:
- a CDS encoding nod factor export ATP-binding protein I, protein MAFTKGGGATLSVPVFIRQTRALVEKNIIHLRRRWISTLFQGLILPLALLGIFLNIYNFNNPKSSNGFGKTFKIKTLAQSFESGSGDLVFVYNNTLGPDVPQVVRRIKEPLAHLSSRLVDLQDPDAVFEHCKTNSQGISGCHAALIFLDSPLTPRPNGSIGVGNWSYAIRTDPSRTGSEYFWSDNVNVNEATPVTNVRVPLQIGVASAITNATYDASIFSYTSKSQEEADRDKWKDIARETRGMNSLLYFLTLIIPVYHVVARITTERKEGVSQLVDVMGGGAAARVYSHVLVFNALYLPTAIISGVFYHQFLLPRVSAAILIFWYILLTMAVINSAIFASAFFQGPRISSVFVAAGFIALAAGAILDDNSRTASDQMNLGLSSVFPACNFMYSMALMSWRAFNEEGVDFGKAYLDLWESEWMRKSVPTHGVAMWHYFIFAILQIILYPLLAVLAERLVHGISYARREFHDDDTAKAASASIQTSELRKVYSPSIWTKMFCCGARRGAVVTALDGIDLTAQKQQIMCLLGVNGSGKTTTLELIGGMQKSTAGSVQINSNYTKLGVCPQKNTLFPFLTVLEHVKIWSKIKHGSESIETLTKLVEYCDLKPKINSHARDLSGGQKRKLQLACMFAGGSEVLLLDEVTSGLDPVSRRAIWNIILGERSKRSMIFTTHFLDEAEILADHITLLSKGKIMCQGSGAELKNRFGDGYIVHVPKSDEKPAPDMGVPSSVHQDRVRYHVADTKAAAALITKLEAQGISGAAMAGPTIEQVFLSLTKDVDETLRRELGEDAGNGRTTAPTSATLVSGKPISSFKQVFILMRKRLTILPRYWVAPLLALGLAAGLPAALKPLLINPNSRPPLYYERPNCTSPAQELNWLPRYDWYREQYVGTSYYPSFDGRPQTFVPVGPSSVGPALERAMRTSPAGGNWYNHTRDFRVYRVEDTQESWLKSIRDSPMGANYGGLFILDNSTTSSSAIIANSLEYSAPAMGLISLWTVMQSGQNISVSTGELPRPYLTSVDEGGLSVMYATFATLIMTVYPIFFALYPAYEKSHNVRALQYANGIRPAPMWIAHLLSDFVVVLLVSIALTATVAEQIPMFWNPGFLFFVSILYGLSGILIGYIVASKLTKTQLSAFMATLVILELQFVGAVLSFTLPRVYIEPLKVQSTTETLAWALGVFFPVVNVYKSFMVGLNTFKIVCRNNDGISYPGDINAYGGPILLLLIQVIVLLLLLIWLESNNSFSALAAFIRRVTKRKNDTGPRSIGSVDEEASTTGSDMMTKEVARVGMSTTDLLQVSHVSKAYKSNQAVNDVSFGLGEGEIMALLGPNGGGKTTTVNMIMGELRPDSGNIHVRDIDVHKQTRLAQRSLGVCQQFDALDLMTARQHLEFYARIKGVPDVKNNVQVVLDKTGLSPHAEKKASKLSGGNKRKLSLGIALIGNPDVLVLDEPSSSMDAASKRVMWRTLSEIGPGRSLLLTTHSMEEADALCTRAAILSKNLLAIGTTQELRSKYSDIYHLDLVLKSAPQTNIHEAKAVEDWVLSRFPAVKLAGESLGGQIKFTVPAKDPIGQMMTALEDNKEELGLLTYGLAQPTLENVFISVVKDNYVEEDGKKKKWWQLW, encoded by the exons ATGGCTTTTACCAAGGGCGGCGGTGCCACACTCAGCGTGCCTGTCTTTATCAGACAAACGCGAGCTCTGGTTGAGAAGAACATCATCCACCTGCGGAGGAGATGGATTTCGACACTATTCCAAGGGCTCATACTGCCCCTGGCACTATTGGGAATCTTCCTCAACATCTACAACTTTAATAATCCGAAAAGCTCGAACGGTTTCGGGAAAACCTTCAAGATCAAGACGTTAGCACAGAGCTTCGAGAGTGGCTCCGGGGACCTTGTTTTCGTGTACAACAACACTCTCGGCCCCGATGTGCCACAGGTTGTGCGCAGGATCAAGGAGCCGCTGGCTCACTTGTCGAGCAGATTGGTAGACTTGCAGGATCCCGATGCTGTCTTTGAGCACTGCAAGACCAATTCTCAGGGAATCTCTGGTTGCCACGCTGCATTGATATTTTTGGACT CTCCTTTGACACCCAGGCCCAACGGTAGCATTGGCGTCGGTAACTGGAGTT ATGCCATCCGAACCGATCCCAGCCGCACCGGGAGCGAATACTTCTGGTCAGACAATGTAAATGTCAACGAGGCAACACCCGTCACCAACGTCAGGGTCCCTTTGCAGATCGGCGTGGCCTCGGCAATAACCAACGCTACATACGATGCCTCGATCTTCAGCTATACCAGCAAAAGCCAAGAGGAAGCCGATCGTGACAAATGGAAGGACATCGCGAGGGAAACACGCGGAATGAACAGCCTGCTTTACTTCTTGACCCTCATCATTCCCGTGTACCACGTTGTGGCTCGGATCACGACAGAGCGCAAGGAAGGCGTGTCGCAGCTGGTGGATGTCATGGgaggtggtgctgctgccagGGTGTACAGCCATGTCCTGGTTTTCAATGCCCTCTATCTACCTACTGCCATCATCTCGGGAGTTT TTTACCATCAATTCTTGCTCCCTAGAGTGAGTGCCGCCATACTTATATTCTGGTACATCCTGTTGACCATGGCTGTCATCAACTCTGCGATATTCGCATCAGCTTTCTTCCAG GGTCCTCGGATCTCGAGCGTCTTTGTTGCCGCAGGCTTTATCGCTCTGGCAGCCGGTGCCATCCTTGACGATAACTCGAGGACAGCCAGCGACCAGATGAACCTCGGCCTCTCGTCCGTTTTCCCCGCCTGCAATTTCATGTACAGCATGGCCTTGATGAGCTGGAGGGCATTCAACGAAGAGGGAGTAGACTTTGGAAAGGCCTActtggacttgtgggagAGCGAGTGGATGAGGAAAAGCGTACCGACACACGGCGTAGCCATGTGGCACTATTTCATCTTTGCCATCCTGCAGATCATCCTCTATCCCTTGCTCGCCGTGCTGGCGGAGCGCCTCGTCCACGGGATCAGCTACGCGCGGAGGGAGTtccacgacgacgacacgGCCAAGGCGGCGTCGGCTTCGATCCAGACGAGCGAGCTGAGGAAGGTCTACAGCCCTTCGATCTGGACAAAGATGTTCTGCTGCGGCGCCCGCAGGGGTGCGGTCGTGACGGCCTTGGACGGAATCGACCTGACGGCGCAGAAGCAGCAAATCATGTGCCTGCTCGGCGTGAACGGCTCGGGCAAGACCACGACGCTTGAGCTCATTGGCGGCATGCAGAAGTCGACGGCCGGAAGCGTGCAGATCAACTCGAACTATACAAAGCTtg GCGTCTGCCCCCAGAAGAACACGCTCTTCCCTTTCCTCACTGTCCTCGAGCACGTCAAGATCTGGAGCAAGATTAAGCATGGCAGCGAGAGCATCGAGACGCTTACCAAGCTTGTGGAATACTGTGATCTTAAGCCAAAGATTAACAGTCACGCACGGGATCTTTCGGGTGGTCAAAAGAGAAAG CTTCAACTTGCTTGTATGtttgctggcggtagcgaaGTACTTCTTCTGGATGAAGTTACCAGCGGCCTCGACCCAGTTTCTCGCAGGGCTATCTGGAACATAATTCTTG GCGAGCGATCCAAGAGGTCAATGATCTTCACCACACATTTCTTGGATGAAGCTGAGATATTAGCCGATCACATCACGCTTCTGTCCAAG GGTAAAATCATGTGCCAAGGCTCGGGTGCTGAGCTGAAGAACCGTTTCGGAGATGGATATATTGTCCATGTTCCCAAGAGTGACGAGAAACCGGCCCCTGACATGGGTGTGCCGTCCAGTGTGCACCAGGACAGGGTCCGATACCACGTTGCAGACACcaaggcggcggcagcgctcATCACCAAGCTTGAGGCTCAGGGGATTTCTGGAGCTGCCATGGCGGGTCCTACGATCGAGCAGGTATTCCTCTCGCTCACCAAGGATGTTGACGAGACTCTTCGTAGGGAACTTGGCGAAGACGCAGGCAATGGACGCACCACGGCGCCAACATCCGCCACGCTCGTCTCTGGGAAACCAATCTCGTCATTCAAACAGGTCTTCATTCTCATGAGGAAGCGCCTCACCATCCTTCCCCGCTACTGGGTGGCCCCCTTGCTGGCACTCGGTCTCGCGGCTGGTCTCCCGGCTGCGCTCAAGCCTCTACTCATCAACCCGAACAGCCGACCACCCCTTTATTACGAGCGACCCAACTGCACGAGCCCAGCCCAGGAGTTGAACTGGCTGCCACGGTATGACTGGTACCGGGAACAGTATGTGGGGACGTCGTATTATCCATCCTTTGATGGTCGACCTCAGACATTCGTCCCCGTAGGGCCCTCATCCGTGGGCCCGGCGCTGGAAAGGGCTATGCGTACGAGTCCGGCTGGTGGAAATTGGTACAACCACACAAGGGACTTTCGTGTCTACCGCGTCGAGGACACGCAGGAGTCGTGGCTCAAGTCGATTCGAGACTCTCCTATGGGTGCCAACTATGGTGGACTTTTCATCCTCGACAACTCCACGACCTCGTCGTCTGCCATCATTGCCAACAGCTTGGAATATTCTGCTCCGGCCATGGGTCTGATTTCACTGTGGACCGTCATGCAAAGCGGTCAGAACATTTCCGTATCCACCGGCGAGCTCCCGAGGCCTTACTTGACG AGCGTCGACGAAGGTGGCCTCTCGGTTATGTATGCAACGTTTGCCACGCTGATCATGACGGTATACCCCATCTTCTTCGCCTTGTACCCGGCCTACGAGAAGAGCCACAACGTGCGAGCGCTGCAGTATGCCAACGGAATCCGGCCGGCGCCCATGTGGATCGCCCACCTGCTGTCGGACTTTGTGGTGGTGCTGCTTGTGTCCATCGCCTTGACAGCAACGGTCGCGGAGCAGATCCCCATGTTTTGGAACCCGGGCTTcctgttcttcgtctcgATCCTCTACGGCCTGTCGGGTATCCTCATCGGGTACATTGTCGCCTCCAAGCTCACAAAGACGCAACTTTCGGCGTTCATGGCCACGCTTGTGATCCTTGAGCTTCAGTTCGTTGGCGCTGTCCTCTCCTTTACG CTGCCGCGAGTGTACATCGAACCTCTCAAGGTCCAGTCTACAACTGAAACGCTTGCATGGGC GCTGGGAGTCTTCTTCCCCGTCGTCAACGTTTACAAATCCTTCATGGTAGGACTGAACACGTTTAAGATTGTCTGCCGGAACAATGATGGAATTTCGTACCCTGGAGACATAAACGCCTACGGTGGTCCTATCCTTTTGCTCCTAATTCAGGTCATCGTCCTGCTGTTGCTCCTCATCTGGCTCGAGTCGAACAACAGCTTCTCGGCGCTGGCCGCTTTCATCAGGAGAGTTACAAAACGCAAGAATGACACCGGACCTCGCTCGATTGGCTCCGTGGACGAGGAGGCCAGCACTACGGGTAGCGACATGATGACCAAGGAGGTTGCCAGGGTTGGCATGTCGACGACGGACCTTTTGCAGGTGTCGCACGTGTCCAAGGCGTACAAGTCCAACCAGGCAGTCAATGACGTGTCGTTCGGTCTCGGCGAGGGTGAGATCATGGCACTCCTGGGTcccaacggcggcggcaagactACGACTGTCAACATGATCATGGGCGAGCTCCGGCCGGACAGTGGCAACATCCACGTGCGCGACATTGACGTGCACAAGCAAACGCGGCTGGCGCAGCGTTCACTGGGCGTGTGCCAGCAGTTCGACGCCCTAGACCTCATGACGGCGCGGCAGCACCTCGAGTTCTACGCGCGCATCAAGGGAGTCCCGGACGTCAAGAACAATGTTCAGGTGGTGCTCGACAAGACGGGCCTGTCGCCGCACGCCGAGAAGAAGGCTTCCAAGCTGTCGGGCGGCAACAAGAGGAAGCTTTCGCTGGGCATCGCACTCATCGGCAACCCAGACGTCTTGGTGCTGGACGAGCCCTCGTCCAGCATGGACGCGGCGTCCAAGCGCGTCATGTGGAGAACTCTATCCGAGATCGGGCCCGGGCGGTCGCTGCTGCTGACGACGCACAGCATGGAGGAGGCAGACGCCCTCTGCACGCGCGCCGCAATCCTGTCCAAGAACCTGCTCGCCATCGGCACCACTCAGGAGCTGCGCAGCAAGTACAGCGACATCTACCACCTCGACCTCGTGCTCAAGTCGGCGCCGCAGACCAACATCCACGAGGCAAAGGCCGTCGAGGACTGGGTCCTCTCGCGGTTTCCGGCCGTCAAGCTCGCCGGCGAGAGCCTGGGAGGCCAGATCAAGTTCACGGTGCCGGCCAAGGACCCCATCGGGCAGATGATGACGGCGCTCGAGGACAACAAGGAGGAGCTGGGTCTCTTGACTTATGGGTTGGCGCAGCCGACGCTCGAAAACGTCTTTATATCCGTGGTCAAGGACAACTACGTCgaggaggacgggaagaagaagaagtggTGGCAGCTATGGTGA
- a CDS encoding ELMO/CED-12 family protein, whose product MDQADIPALLSRLASDEDAARKMAVFKLQSSINDPAFADVFISSGGLVILRRLIMTTGGNTLAYSLQSLTRLLEVDMGWDIFEGPSAGDLVERVVELIVTNPLVNILRGAMSILVALVGHSQSTARGAAARSPGTFGFRALKPAVAVYPQFFELVIQQLQSADHALCANALALINALIRDAVSNDSGSTKSPSSTTTGGEEWSKLIKRLQDLGLIKAVFNLMQSSALQDLAHPLLEFQSLTKALLHRWKEVRVDLERPEHRRALKGLHLASAPDRQHATATGSGPDTSGSDAPPAVPEKTSRRHNPEKWRRLGFETESPAIEFESTGFLGMMDLTDYVRKNEEGFQKLLLEQATRPLEERCPIARASFAVSMVLYEHFEVDKADTEDLRAYQTLEPGSKSHDRLFRPLLLQWSRLHTAGLHAFFRLWKATGAKRDDFDKVAELVRILIEQVVGQAPRTKDVLEVEDELQEFSCARLRELQMNLLELSFEDQWGQHMYQVREDLKHEALQFVKEQRIRCLLHGSWFTRPIPKRDQPQPQHTRQDSNMTKRRLYEAKAWRFAKLSHNRRFLHYADFAMQTPQDPGLEDLTEKVDLGTISSVVSNVSAPSEDARSVSSSSTLRHGPNAPNTTNSNITPPKATTKITIYSYVNAEEAARGGDAKEQAIVTLYPLNHSLASEWLDGLLMLLNQQPITSETNKLVTLVSDYGLKIRLLNVRVEAVYQGPAPGAGEVPSREGLDENYYYEV is encoded by the coding sequence ATGGACCAGGCCGACATACCGGCGCTCCTCTCGCGCCTGGCCAGCGACGAGGATGCCGCCCGCAAGATGGCCGTCTTCAAGCTGCAGTCATCCATTAACGACCCCGCATTCGCCGATGTCTTCATATCTTCCGGTGGCCTCGTGATCCTGCGCCGGCTCATCATGACCACTGGTGGCAACACCCTCGCCTACTCGCTACAAAGCTTGACGAGGCTTCTCGAGGTCGACATGGGCTGGGACATATTCGAGGGCCCTTCGGCCGGCGATCTCGTTGAGCGCGTGGTCGAGCTCATCGTTACCAACCCGCTCGTCAACATCCTCCGAGGCGCCATGAGCATCCTGGTCGCCCTCGTCGGCCACAGCCAGTCAACCGCCCGCGGAGCCGCCGCTCGATCCCCAGGTACCTTTGGCTTCCGCGCCCTCAAgcccgccgtcgccgtctaCCCGCAGTTCTTTGAGCTGGTCATCCAGCAGCTTCAGTCGGCCGATCACGCCCTTTGTGCCAACGCCCTTGCGCTCATAAACGCCCTGATACGCGACGCTGTGTCCAACGACTCGGGCTCGACCAAGTCGCCTtcatccaccaccaccggAGGTGAGGAGTGGTCCAAGCTGATCAAGCGCCTGCAGGACCTCGGCTTGATCAAGGCCGTCTTCAACCTCATGCAGAGCTCTGCCCTGCAGGACCTGGCACATCCGCTGCTCGAGTTTCAGTCCCTTACGAAGGCGCTGCTCCACCGGTGGAAGGAGGTCCGTGTCGACCTGGAAAGACCCGAACACCGCAGGGCCCTCAAGGGTCTGCACCTGGCGAGCGCCCCCGATCGGCAGCACGCCACCGCCACAGGCAGCGGTCCCGATACTAGCGGTTCGGACGCTCCACCGGCAGTCCCCGAAAAGACGAGCAGGAGGCACAACCCCGAAAAGTGGCGACGCCTTGGCTTCGAGACGGAGAGTCCCGCCATCGAATTCGAGTCGACGGGATTTTTAGGCATGATGGACTTGACAGACTATGTGCGCAAGAATGAGGAGGGCTTCCAGAAATTACTCTTGGAACAGGCGACCCGACCCCTGGAGGAGCGTTGTCCCATCGCACGCGCCAGCTTTGCCGTCAGCATGGTTCTTTACGAGCACTTTGAGGTCGACAAGGCGGATACTGAGGATTTGAGGGCGTACCAGACGCTAGAGCCCGGGAGCAAGAGCCACGATAGGCTCTTCAGACCATTGCTGCTGCAGTGGTCTCGACTACACACTGCCGGATTGCATGCATTCTTCCGCCTGTGGAAGGCCACTGGCGCAAAGCGTGACGACTTTGACAAAGTGGCCGAGTTGGTGCGGATCTTGATTGAGCAGGTGGTAGGCCAGGCGCCGCGAACCAAGGACGTGCTAGAGGTTGAAGATGAGCTGCAGGAATTCAGCTGTGCCCGGCTACGAGAGCTTCAGATGAACCTGCTTGAACTCTCGTTTGAGGACCAGTGGGGCCAGCACATGTACCAGGTACGGGAGGATTTGAAGCACGAGGCGCTACAGTTCGTCAAGGAGCAGCGGATCCGGTGTCTGCTCCACGGTTCATGGTTCACCCGCCCAATCCCCAAGCGCGAccagccgcagccgcagcacACTCGGCAGGACAGCAACATGACGAAGCGCCGGCTGTACGAGGCCAAAGCGTGGAGGTTCGCCAAGCTCTCACACAACAGGCGTTTCCTCCACTACGCCGACTTTGCCATGCAAACGCCTCAGGACCCAGGCCTGGAAGACCTGACGGAGAAGGTGGACCTGGGCACCATCAGCTCCGTGGTGTCCAACGTCTCGGCGCCGAGCGAGGACGCGCGCAGCGTTTCGAGCTCCTCCACGCTTCGCCACGGGCCCAATGCCCCCAACACCACCAACAGCAACATCACGCCACCCAAAGCGACCACCAAGATCACAATCTACAGCTACGTCAATGCGGAGGAGGCGGCGCGTGGCGGCGACGCCAAGGAGCAGGCGATCGTGACGCTGTACCCGCTCAACCACTCGCTGGCGTCCGAGTGGCTCGACGGGCTGCTGATGCTGCTCAACCAGCAGCCCATCACGTCCGAGACAAACAAgctcgtcaccctcgtcagCGACTACGGGCTCAAGATCAGGCTGCTAAACGTCAGAGTCGAGGCGGTCTACCAGGGCCCCGCTCCGGGGGCGGGTGAGGTACCGAGCCGCGAGGGGCTGGATGAGAATTACTACTACGAGGTCTGA
- a CDS encoding histone acetyltransferase GCN5, with protein sequence MKDRTESANGEKNGMATKRKAVEEPEPAQVTKRTRPSDDGSPEPVAPPATEVWRIPFPEKPAVLEERNREIEFRVVNNDGAPHSSIILAGLKCLFQKQLPNMPKDYIARLVYDRTHLSIAIVKMPLEVIGGITIREFRARAFAEIVFCAISSDQQVKGYGAHIMAHLKDYVRATSPVMHFLTYADNYATGYFQKQGFTKEISLDKSIWMGYIKDYEGGTLMQCSMLPRIRYLEVGRMLLKQKETVMAKIRLLSKSHLVHQPPEQWASAGNVTPIDPLSVPAIRATGWSPDMDELSREPRHGPHFNELRRFLYQLQNHQQAWPFLKPVNKDEIPDYYKVITSPMDLSTIEERLEQDLYATPKDLVEDVKLIVSNCRQYNNPTTIYHKCANKLEKYMWTLIKEVPEWYSLLED encoded by the exons ATGAAGGACAGGACCGAGTCAGCAAACGGCGAGAAAAATGGCATGGCTACGAAGAGAAAAGCCGTTGAAGAACCAGAGCCAGCTCAAGTGACAAAGAGGACCAGGCCCTCTGACGATGGGTCGCCAGAGCCTGTTGCTCCACCGGCAACCGAAGTTTGGAGGATTCCTTTCCCAGAGAAG CCTGCAGTATTGGAAGAAAGAAACCGAGAAATCGAATTTCGAGTTGTCAACAACGATGGCGCCCCCCACAGCTCCATCATCTTGGCAGGCCTCAAATGCCTCTTTCAGAAACAGCTTCCAAATATGCCCAAAGACTACATTGCACGGCTAGTCTATGACCGCACCCATCTCTCCATTGCAATTGTCAAAATGCCCTTGGAGGTCATCGGAGGCATCACGATACGAGAGTTTCGCGCACGAGCCTTTGCCGAAATAGTCTTTTGTGCCATATCCTCTGATCAACAAGTGAAGGGATACGGAGCACATATAATGGCACATCTGAAGGACTACGTCCGAGCCACATCACCCGTAATGCACTTTTTGACCTATGCCGATAATTACGCCACTGGATACTTCCAAAAGCAGGGATTCACAAAGGAAATCAGCCTGGACAAATCCATATGGATGGGATATATTAAAGATTATGAAGGGGGAACGTTGATGCAATGTTCAATGCTCCCTAGGATCCGGTATCTCGAGGTCGGCCGGATGCTTTTAAAACAGAAAGAAACGGTAATGGCAAAGATTCGACTCTTGAGCAAAAGTCACTTGGTCCATCAACCACCTGAACAATGGGCCAGCGCCGGCAACGTTACCCCAATCGATCCGCTATCCGTTCCAGCCATCCGGGCGACAGGGTGGTCTCCAGACATGGACGAACTATCTCGAGAGCCACGCCACGGACCTCACTTCAACGAACTGCGGCGTTTTTTGTACCAGTTGCAGAACCACCAACAGGCCTGGCCGTTTCTCAAACCGGTCAATAAGGACGAGATTCCCGACTATTACAAGGTCATAACATCCCCGATGGATCTATCGACTATCGAGGAACGCCTGGAACAGGACTTATACGCCACCCCAAAAGACCTCGTGGAGGATGTAAAACTGATCGTCAGCAATTGTCGTCAGTATAACAACCCCACGACTATTTATCACAAGTGTGCAAACAAGCTGGAAAAGTACATGTGGACTCTGATCAAAGAGGTCCCCGAGTGGTATAGTCTGCTTGAAGATTAA
- a CDS encoding cytidine deaminase, producing the protein MSLPPSIQKLSSSDDAAVDEVCKTYGISREQFQQLQRRSEAAKSTAYCPYSNFRVGATLLSIDDKNSYISGANVENASYPVGTCAERVALGKAVTEGHRRFRALAVSTDITPPASPCGMCRQFIREFSDLHMPIFMFDKDNDFVVMKLEAVRYPAATNIGMFGF; encoded by the exons ATGTCGCTCCCGCCCTCGATCCAAAAGCTGAGCAGCAGCGACGACGCGGCGGTGGATGAAGTCTGCAAGACGTACGGCATCAGCAGGGAGCAGTTCCAGCAGTTGCAACGCCGCAGCGAGGCGGCAAAGTCGACGGCCTACTGCCCCTACAGCAACTTCCGCGTCGGCGCCACCCTGCTTTCAATCGACGACAAGAACTCGTACATAAGCGGCGCCAACGTCGAGAACGCATCGTACCCAGTCGGCACGTGTGCCGAGCGCGTGGCCCTTGGCAAGGCCGTCACCGAGGGTCACCGGCGATTCAGGGCCCTCGCGGTGTCCACAGACATCACTCCGCCGGCGAGCCCGTGTGGCATGTGCAGGCAATT CATCCGGGAGTTTTCCGACTTGCATATGCCTATATTCATGTTCGATAAGGACAATGACTTTGTGGTTATGAAGCTTGAGGCTGTAAGATaccccgccgccaccaacaTCGGCATGTTTGGTTTTTAA